A genome region from Thermococcus gorgonarius includes the following:
- a CDS encoding riboflavin synthase, producing MFSGIVEATGKARYSAGKLYVEVPFEVRPGDSVAVNGACLTVVDFDGRIAIFDVGEETLRRTNLREAKVVNLERALKVGDRFDGHIVTGHVDGTIRFIAKRTSGNTTWMAFEMPPERWGVAEKGSIALNGVSLTVARVEANRFWIQVIPYTLEKTNLGLLRPGERVNYEIDVIARYVKRILEER from the coding sequence ATGTTCAGCGGGATAGTTGAAGCAACCGGTAAAGCTCGCTACTCTGCCGGAAAGCTCTATGTAGAGGTTCCCTTTGAGGTCAGGCCCGGCGACAGTGTGGCAGTAAACGGCGCCTGCCTGACCGTCGTGGACTTCGACGGGAGAATAGCCATCTTCGACGTTGGGGAAGAGACGCTGAGGAGGACGAACCTGAGGGAAGCGAAGGTTGTGAACCTTGAGAGGGCCCTAAAAGTAGGCGACAGGTTCGACGGGCACATAGTAACTGGCCACGTTGATGGTACAATACGGTTCATAGCTAAGAGGACGAGCGGGAATACAACGTGGATGGCCTTTGAGATGCCCCCTGAGAGGTGGGGTGTTGCTGAGAAGGGTTCCATAGCCTTGAACGGCGTCTCTCTCACCGTTGCAAGGGTTGAAGCGAACCGCTTCTGGATTCAGGTGATCCCCTACACGCTGGAAAAGACCAACCTCGGCCTCCTGAGGCCCGGTGAAAGGGTTAACTACGAGATTGACGTCATAGCCAGATACGTGAAAAGAATCCTGGAGGAGAGATAA